AAGAAAGAATTACTAAAAATACACTTATAAGGGTTTTTATAGATGCTTTTCAAAATGTAAATTTCAATATCAAAAATATTCCTGACGAAGAAGAACTTTTAAAAAGGGTCCTTGAAAAAATTTTAAAGGATTAATATTCTATAATTTTCCCTTTTTCTGCTGATTCAATGGTTTTATCAATTATTCCTATAACATTTCTCGCTATCTGAACATCTATTTCGGCTTTTTCTCCAAAAATTAAATGGTCTGCAATACTGTTATAAAATCTGAATGTTTCACTTTTTAAGGGTTGAACTATTTTTTCAGTCATTCCATTTTCATATCTGTAAACCTTTATTAAATCTGTCTGAATAATTCCTCCTTTTTCTCCAAGTATTCTCCATCTCGGTTTTGGGATTGATGCAATAGAAGATGATTGAACATCTGCTACTTCTCCATTTTCAAAAGTTATTATACTTTTAACTTCATCTTCATTTGAAAAGTTAAACCATTTTCTTTTTTGAATAATTCCATAAACATTTTTTATTTTTGAAGGGATAAGAAGTAATAACCAGTAAAGAAAATGTGCTCCCCAGTCATAAAAAATTCCACCTGAAATTTCTTTTTCACTTCTCCACCATTCTCTTGGCATTCCATATCCACCCATAAAAATTTCAATATTAAAAATTTTCCCTATTTCACCTGATTTAACAATTTTTTCTATTTTAAGAAAATCACCATCCCATCTCCTGTTATGAAAGACAGAAAGCATTAAGTTATTTTTTTCTGCAGTTTCTATCATTTCATCCGCTTCTTTTAATTTTATACACATTGGTTTTTCCACTACAACATTTTTTCCTGCGTTTAGAGAAGCAATAGTGAGGTCTCTATGTGTATTGTGTGGAGTTATAATCACAACAAGTTCTGTTTCTTTATCATTCAGAAATTTATCTAACTCTGTAAAAGTTTTACTATCTGGAAAGTCCTTTTTTGCTTGTTCAACTCTTTCTTTATTAATATCATAAAAAGAAACTGTTTTTAATCCATATGTAGAATTTATTAAATCCGCATGATATTTACCCATACCAAAAGCAGGCCCATATCCAATAATTCCACACTTTATCTCTCTTTCTTGTTTTTCATTTCTTGTTGACCAGAAAATTCCCCTTTTAATTGCCTTTATAACATCCTTATTTTC
The sequence above is a segment of the bacterium genome. Coding sequences within it:
- a CDS encoding ThuA domain-containing protein; translated protein: MEKKKLLIFIGEKPYHPSFELAKIIEKDLNEYEILIEKNKEIFSKDEIFNYDGILIYADNTDLDEKEEEKLIQYIKNGGGLIGIHSTGAYFKKNKKFKEVLGCEFISHSPVFPFELKSNNSHYINRRIPSTIIEDEFYFLNVKDDVEVLFNGYWQGKLLPLGYIRNYGNGRIFYFACGHSLNVFENKDVIKAIKRGIFWSTRNEKQEREIKCGIIGYGPAFGMGKYHADLINSTYGLKTVSFYDINKERVEQAKKDFPDSKTFTELDKFLNDKETELVVIITPHNTHRDLTIASLNAGKNVVVEKPMCIKLKEADEMIETAEKNNLMLSVFHNRRWDGDFLKIEKIVKSGEIGKIFNIEIFMGGYGMPREWWRSEKEISGGIFYDWGAHFLYWLLLLIPSKIKNVYGIIQKRKWFNFSNEDEVKSIITFENGEVADVQSSSIASIPKPRWRILGEKGGIIQTDLIKVYRYENGMTEKIVQPLKSETFRFYNSIADHLIFGEKAEIDVQIARNVIGIIDKTIESAEKGKIIEY